In a genomic window of Gossypium arboreum isolate Shixiya-1 chromosome 7, ASM2569848v2, whole genome shotgun sequence:
- the LOC108469957 gene encoding fasciclin-like arabinogalactan protein 7 — protein MEFSKIFTICFSVLLLYSSLAYGQARSPPPVAMSPTPAPAPALAPAYVNLTYLLSVAGPFHTFLDYLESTKVIDTFQNQANNTDQGITVFVPKDSAFKGLRKPSLSNLNDDQIKSLILYHALPKFYALADFNELSTKGSISTLAGGEYTLNFTDNSGTVHLDSGWSKTKVTSAVHSTDPVAIYQVDKVLLPEAIFGTDIPPTPAPSPAPVPDVSPAADSPSAESKESGSSPKSAPSTSSSNSLMNLCIWRQFVLAVSAGVFLFF, from the coding sequence ATGGAGTTTTCCAAGATTTTTACGATTTGTTTTTCTGTATTGCTGTTGTACTCCTCCTTGGCCTATGGTCAAGCAAGGAGCCCTCCTCCGGTCGCAATGAGCCCAACTCCAGCACCAGCCCCAGCACTGGCACCGGCATATGTAAACCTCACTTATTTACTCTCAGTGGCTGGTCCATTTCACACTTTCCTTGACTACCTTGAGTCCACTAAAGTGATTGACACCTTTCAAAACCAAGCCAACAACACTGATCAAGGGATTACAGTTTTTGTACCAAAAGACAGTGCCTTCAAGGGTCTTAGGAAGCCTTCATTGTCCAATCTCAATGATGACCAGATTAAATCACTTATCCTTTACCATGCCTTGCCCAAATTTTACGCCCTTGCAGACTTCAATGAACTCAGTACAAAGGGCTCCATAAGTACCCTTGCTGGTGGCGAATACACTTTGAATTTCACCGATAATTCCGGAACCGTTCACCTCGATTCTGGATGGAGTAAAACAAAAGTTACAAGCGCTGTACATTCAACCGATCCGGTCGCAATCTATCAAGTTGATAAGGTCCTTCTTCCTGAGGCAATCTTCGGTACCGACATTCCTCCAACTCCTGCTCCATCCCCAGCCCCAGTCCCTGATGTTAGTCCTGCAGCGGATTCTCCATCAGCAGAATCCAAAGAAAGTGGTTCTTCACCAAAGTCTGCTCCTTCAACTTCATCATCTAATAGTCTCATGAACTTGTGCATTTGGAGGCAATTTGTTTTGGCCGTCTCAGCTGGGGTTTTCCTGTTTTTCTAA